A window from Fibrobacter sp. UWB11 encodes these proteins:
- a CDS encoding fimbrial protein yields the protein MKNAFNTILVLTVVGFATLIVGALYFGAPAFGWIIMIAIMAVYLVEQLSAIRKMKQIIAENDIIDACESENVYPELDSGVVGKRIEMAKRLLQKNIRLDSPIAFEVLTSGSSIPLNRSVGSTVILLGLMGTFFGLMQSVATAGGAIDNSTTQGTLDTIQVLFQNMKGIFGTSLCGLFAALILSASRTVLSSKRDEFMAHLDAFTLDMQDSVSEKGAIEEDKSELERLFDSVEKNLSVIASSVQEGLAGVVSMVGEELSAMTSKLNQDVVDSVQKVSSEMTSSIKTVNDSLAQSVANMNESAQKFGELVGASVTDAFKPINENIGALSASVESIPSKLDEKLNGISNALNVGLDGISSGVKTSLESVASDVKAGLDGVASDVKAGLQDVAKGTMDVAYLTKDAMDEASKSIGDSVAEQVKQSSEQWTNFMQRLESETTANVDSQREGLETLKSVALQVAEKAQAGSAELSQNVSEKLGALSSDILGAFQKLSETSSVLLEAQKALTESIDNRVVKEKEATDALGGNIVETAELMRVNQSELSANLEMLRSGLETILEKLSGDTAEHEEEDNFVEHLNQSLEAFHERASEVLMENAVKTQEILLEVLEQTQRSAIPAQPKAEG from the coding sequence ATGAAAAATGCATTCAATACGATTCTTGTTTTAACGGTGGTGGGTTTTGCAACCCTTATCGTAGGTGCTCTTTACTTTGGCGCACCTGCATTCGGTTGGATAATCATGATCGCCATTATGGCTGTTTACCTGGTCGAACAGCTTTCTGCCATCCGTAAGATGAAGCAGATTATTGCTGAAAACGATATTATTGATGCTTGTGAAAGCGAAAACGTTTATCCTGAATTGGATAGTGGTGTAGTCGGCAAGCGCATTGAAATGGCAAAGCGCCTCTTGCAAAAGAATATCCGCTTGGATTCTCCGATTGCTTTTGAAGTGCTTACTTCCGGTTCTTCGATTCCGCTCAACCGCAGCGTAGGTTCGACGGTTATTCTCCTCGGCCTTATGGGTACGTTCTTCGGCCTTATGCAGTCTGTGGCAACAGCCGGTGGTGCCATTGACAATTCAACGACGCAAGGGACGCTTGATACAATCCAGGTGCTTTTCCAGAACATGAAGGGCATTTTTGGCACTAGCCTTTGTGGCTTGTTTGCCGCCTTGATTCTGAGTGCAAGCCGCACAGTGCTCAGCTCCAAGCGCGATGAATTTATGGCTCATCTCGATGCCTTTACGCTTGATATGCAGGATTCTGTGAGCGAAAAGGGCGCTATCGAAGAAGACAAGAGCGAACTTGAACGCCTCTTTGATTCTGTGGAAAAGAACTTGTCTGTGATAGCTTCTTCTGTGCAAGAAGGCTTGGCTGGCGTTGTTTCCATGGTTGGCGAAGAACTCTCTGCCATGACATCGAAACTCAACCAAGATGTCGTGGATTCCGTCCAGAAGGTTTCTTCTGAAATGACTTCTTCTATCAAGACTGTCAATGATTCCTTGGCTCAGTCTGTTGCTAACATGAATGAATCTGCCCAGAAGTTTGGTGAACTTGTCGGTGCTTCTGTAACGGATGCCTTCAAGCCGATTAATGAAAATATCGGTGCTCTTTCTGCTTCTGTCGAATCGATTCCTTCTAAGCTGGATGAAAAACTCAATGGCATTTCTAACGCTTTGAATGTTGGCCTCGATGGTATTTCTTCTGGCGTGAAAACTTCGCTCGAAAGCGTGGCTTCTGACGTCAAGGCGGGTCTTGATGGCGTTGCTTCCGATGTTAAGGCCGGTCTTCAGGATGTGGCGAAGGGCACGATGGATGTGGCATACCTTACTAAGGATGCTATGGACGAAGCTTCTAAGAGCATTGGTGATTCTGTTGCCGAACAGGTCAAGCAGTCCAGCGAACAGTGGACGAACTTTATGCAGCGTCTCGAATCTGAAACGACTGCCAACGTGGATTCCCAGCGCGAAGGCCTCGAAACGCTCAAGAGCGTTGCTCTTCAAGTTGCCGAAAAAGCTCAAGCCGGTTCTGCAGAACTCTCCCAGAACGTCTCCGAAAAGCTCGGAGCCCTTTCTTCCGACATTCTCGGTGCATTCCAGAAACTTTCCGAAACCTCCAGCGTTCTTTTGGAAGCGCAAAAGGCTCTCACCGAAAGTATCGACAACCGCGTGGTCAAGGAAAAAGAAGCCACGGACGCTCTTGGCGGAAACATCGTGGAAACCGCAGAACTTATGCGCGTGAACCAGTCCGAACTCAGCGCCAACCTCGAAATGTTGCGTAGCGGTCTCGAAACGATTCTCGAAAAGCTCTCCGGCGATACCGCAGAACACGAAGAAGAAGACAACTTTGTCGAACACCTCAACCAGTCTCTCGAAGCCTTCCACGAACGCGCCAGCGAAGTGCTCATGGAAAATGCAGTCAAGACTCAAGAAATCTTGCTCGAAGTTCTCGAACAGACACAGCGTTCTGCAATCCCTGCTCAACCTAAAGCTGAAGGTTAA
- a CDS encoding beta-ketoacyl synthase chain length factor → MAKVFIERVASFIPTEAQPKPDVSFVPMLTRRRLSSISRMVVLVSDQVSRDSRSNKFEPCKVTFASQFGEINQQLKISQALIDTGMVSPAHFSLSVFNASIANATILESNTAGYSAVFSGKDAFTTGLADCIAALENESCDTRTFIFADELIPEVYAPVAGVPYPNAVCAIALRLTTEESKADPALKNVDVTSQLAYLKMLHNNFDTAAEQAIAFLCAINMQRS, encoded by the coding sequence ATGGCCAAAGTCTTTATCGAAAGAGTTGCAAGTTTTATTCCGACCGAAGCGCAACCCAAGCCAGACGTTTCATTCGTCCCGATGCTTACGCGCCGGCGTTTAAGTTCTATTTCACGAATGGTCGTTCTTGTCAGTGATCAGGTTTCGCGCGATTCTCGCAGCAACAAGTTTGAACCATGCAAGGTGACGTTCGCATCGCAATTTGGCGAAATCAACCAGCAACTCAAAATTTCGCAAGCGCTCATCGATACAGGCATGGTTTCGCCTGCACATTTCAGCCTTTCTGTATTTAACGCTTCAATTGCAAATGCAACAATTCTAGAATCCAATACTGCAGGCTATTCTGCTGTATTCTCCGGAAAAGATGCGTTTACTACAGGTCTTGCAGATTGCATTGCGGCACTCGAAAACGAGTCCTGCGATACGCGCACATTTATATTTGCAGATGAACTTATTCCCGAAGTTTACGCCCCCGTAGCTGGAGTCCCGTATCCAAACGCGGTTTGCGCAATTGCTTTAAGGCTTACTACGGAAGAATCTAAGGCGGATCCAGCATTGAAAAATGTAGACGTTACAAGCCAACTGGCATACCTTAAAATGCTACACAATAACTTCGATACGGCCGCAGAGCAAGCAATCGCATTTCTCTGTGCCATTAATATGCAACGGTCGTAA
- the argH gene encoding argininosuccinate lyase: protein MAKKKDTQTNMWTGRFASGMAQSMVDLSFSLQFDAELIEEDIEGSIGHGKGLVESGVLSKADYKKICDGLKSILDDYHAGKNLWCDSDEDIHMAVERVLTERIGALGKKIHTGRSRNDQVCTDFKLYMRHRAAEIRALEVELMETVLDLAKKYFGKMMPGYTHLQQAQPIYFSHYLMSMFFAVSRDVKRLDNFLELHSQLPLGSGAMAGSAFPYHRALVAEALGFKDVSPNSIDAVSHRDMMLEFNADLAIIANTMSRYAEDFVNWSSSEFGYLTLHDAFSSGSSMMPQKKNPDSMELIRGKSGRMLGNFTALYTLVKGAPLSYSRDLQEDKEPVFDSVHNVKVILRVMKEALETARFNFETMHAKMLPALLATDLADLLVEAGVPFRDAHHVVGSLVGDAARAGKQFTELSDEAWAAAGVPDVAKMKKTLTFEYSVSKRNIEGGTGPKSVKQQFTKAAALLKKLKK from the coding sequence ATGGCTAAGAAGAAAGATACCCAGACTAACATGTGGACCGGTCGTTTTGCTAGCGGCATGGCCCAGAGCATGGTCGATTTAAGTTTCAGCTTGCAGTTTGATGCAGAACTCATCGAAGAAGATATCGAAGGGAGCATCGGACACGGCAAGGGTCTTGTTGAATCTGGAGTTCTTTCGAAGGCTGATTATAAGAAGATTTGCGATGGCCTCAAGAGCATTCTCGACGACTACCACGCCGGTAAGAACCTCTGGTGCGATAGCGACGAAGACATCCACATGGCCGTAGAACGAGTGCTTACCGAACGCATCGGCGCTCTCGGCAAGAAAATTCACACGGGCCGTAGCCGCAATGACCAGGTCTGCACGGACTTTAAGCTTTACATGCGTCACCGCGCTGCAGAAATCCGCGCCCTCGAAGTGGAACTTATGGAAACGGTTTTGGATCTTGCCAAGAAATACTTTGGCAAGATGATGCCGGGTTACACGCACTTGCAACAGGCACAGCCGATTTACTTTAGCCATTACCTCATGAGCATGTTCTTTGCCGTGAGCCGTGACGTGAAGCGCCTCGACAACTTCCTCGAATTGCATAGCCAGCTCCCGCTTGGCAGTGGCGCTATGGCTGGTTCTGCATTCCCGTACCACCGCGCACTCGTTGCTGAAGCACTCGGTTTCAAGGACGTGAGCCCGAACAGCATTGATGCTGTAAGCCATCGCGACATGATGCTCGAATTCAACGCAGACCTCGCCATCATCGCGAACACGATGAGCCGTTATGCCGAAGACTTTGTGAACTGGAGCTCTAGCGAATTTGGCTACCTCACCTTGCACGATGCATTCTCCAGCGGTTCTTCGATGATGCCGCAGAAGAAGAATCCGGACTCCATGGAACTTATCCGCGGAAAGTCTGGCCGCATGCTCGGAAACTTCACCGCACTCTACACGCTCGTGAAGGGCGCTCCGCTCAGCTACAGCCGCGACTTGCAAGAAGACAAGGAACCGGTCTTTGACAGCGTCCACAACGTGAAGGTGATTCTCCGCGTGATGAAGGAAGCTTTGGAAACGGCTCGTTTCAACTTCGAAACGATGCACGCCAAGATGCTCCCAGCTCTCCTTGCAACAGACCTTGCAGACTTGCTCGTGGAAGCAGGCGTTCCGTTCCGCGACGCCCACCACGTCGTGGGAAGCCTCGTCGGCGATGCAGCACGTGCAGGCAAGCAGTTCACGGAACTTTCTGACGAGGCTTGGGCCGCCGCAGGCGTCCCGGACGTCGCCAAGATGAAGAAGACGCTTACGTTCGAATACAGCGTAAGCAAGCGTAACATTGAAGGCGGTACGGGTCCGAAGTCCGTGAAGCAGCAGTTCACGAAGGCTGCAGCACTCCTCAAGAAGCTCAAGAAGTAA
- a CDS encoding FISUMP domain-containing protein, with protein sequence MSVSAFVGCSSEDKVLYTGYESSEIKDGKLVDSRDGNEYGVAYLGGMYWMTENLRYADSSITEALKGNSWCLENDKKECEKLGRLYSWKAAREACPVGWELPTSQNWNQLLSYIDVHNGSEGVGTSLKSLEGWDEDVASPTNRFGFNALAAGRRNNDGETFMSKGKNAFFWSSNNKDDGTAYGWNLRNDNDLLQEGYFYKDHGLSVRCVAKDGSVKVSGSLDSSYIEKIPHNYGTLKYKDVTYRTVKIEGLEWMADNLNFEAEGSHCYNDDKDNCKEFGRLYSFETAQKVCPEGWHLPTSSDITVLLNYDSSSRNLRSKTGWTSNTSTGLNFWGFDAKAAGGKENGDYFDLKMSAYFWIDAKVGDDASALWINYYQDQPSQVKRNAKNEFSVRCVKD encoded by the coding sequence ATGTCCGTAAGCGCTTTTGTGGGTTGTTCGAGTGAAGATAAAGTGTTGTACACGGGGTATGAATCAAGCGAAATAAAAGATGGTAAGCTAGTCGATTCCCGTGATGGCAACGAGTATGGTGTTGCATATTTGGGTGGCATGTATTGGATGACTGAAAATCTTCGTTATGCCGATAGCAGCATCACTGAAGCACTTAAGGGAAATTCCTGGTGTTTAGAAAACGACAAAAAAGAATGTGAAAAGCTTGGCCGTCTGTATTCCTGGAAAGCCGCTCGAGAAGCGTGCCCCGTTGGCTGGGAACTCCCGACTTCTCAAAATTGGAATCAATTACTTTCGTATATCGACGTTCACAATGGTAGCGAAGGCGTTGGAACAAGTTTGAAGTCTCTTGAAGGCTGGGATGAAGATGTTGCTTCTCCAACAAATCGTTTTGGCTTTAATGCGCTTGCCGCTGGTCGCCGAAACAATGATGGTGAGACTTTTATGAGCAAAGGGAAAAATGCTTTCTTCTGGAGCTCAAACAACAAGGATGATGGAACGGCCTATGGATGGAATCTGCGCAATGATAACGATTTGCTCCAAGAAGGTTATTTTTACAAGGATCACGGTCTCTCCGTTCGTTGCGTTGCAAAAGATGGAAGTGTTAAGGTCTCTGGTTCTTTAGATTCATCCTATATCGAAAAAATTCCTCATAATTACGGTACTTTAAAATACAAAGACGTAACTTATAGAACCGTAAAAATTGAGGGCTTAGAATGGATGGCTGACAACCTCAATTTTGAAGCAGAGGGGAGCCATTGCTATAATGATGACAAGGATAATTGCAAAGAATTTGGTCGTCTCTATTCATTTGAAACGGCGCAAAAGGTTTGTCCGGAAGGCTGGCATTTACCCACGTCTAGTGATATCACTGTTTTGCTGAATTACGATTCGTCTAGCAGAAATTTACGTTCTAAGACAGGCTGGACTAGCAATACATCGACAGGACTTAATTTCTGGGGCTTTGATGCCAAGGCTGCTGGCGGTAAAGAAAATGGCGATTACTTTGATTTGAAAATGAGCGCATATTTTTGGATTGACGCAAAGGTGGGGGACGATGCTTCAGCATTGTGGATCAATTACTATCAAGATCAACCGTCCCAAGTCAAGCGCAATGCAAAGAATGAATTCTCTGTCCGCTGCGTAAAAGACTAA
- a CDS encoding 1-acyl-sn-glycerol-3-phosphate acyltransferase: MAKIRYIIRVIAKLFCFAFFGFSSLILAIFLFPVMHLLSGFSEQKFKKMARKFNHRYFKIFVKISIILGIVHLTVENKEALKNIQSKVVIANHPSIFDVVILFSLVPNADCIVKGELIQNKFISLVIKNLYIPNNIPFDEQLEQAKKSMDEGNNLIIFPEGTRSKPNESWEFKKGAARFALYSKNDVIPIFFGGNEKIGLRKHDKLLQFHPTEKYLYKLKVLAPISINEYADMPMTKSATKLTHKMKEILEKELEN, translated from the coding sequence ATGGCAAAAATACGCTACATCATACGAGTTATCGCAAAGCTGTTTTGTTTTGCGTTTTTCGGATTCAGTAGCCTGATTCTTGCGATTTTTTTGTTCCCGGTTATGCACTTGCTTTCGGGGTTTTCGGAACAAAAATTCAAAAAAATGGCGAGGAAATTCAACCATCGCTATTTTAAAATTTTCGTCAAAATTTCAATAATTCTAGGCATCGTTCACCTCACCGTAGAAAACAAAGAAGCGCTCAAAAACATCCAATCGAAAGTCGTGATTGCAAACCATCCTTCCATTTTTGACGTGGTCATACTCTTTTCGCTAGTTCCGAACGCAGACTGCATTGTAAAAGGTGAACTCATTCAAAATAAATTTATTTCTCTTGTTATAAAGAATCTCTACATTCCAAATAACATTCCTTTTGATGAGCAATTGGAACAAGCAAAGAAATCGATGGACGAAGGCAATAACCTTATTATATTCCCCGAAGGGACTCGTTCTAAGCCGAATGAATCCTGGGAATTCAAGAAAGGCGCTGCACGATTTGCACTTTATTCCAAAAATGATGTTATTCCAATTTTCTTTGGCGGTAACGAGAAAATTGGACTCCGTAAACACGATAAATTATTGCAATTTCATCCAACAGAAAAGTATTTGTACAAATTGAAAGTTCTTGCGCCAATTTCTATAAATGAATATGCAGACATGCCAATGACCAAAAGTGCGACCAAATTGACGCATAAAATGAAAGAAATTTTGGAAAAAGAACTCGAAAATTGA
- a CDS encoding OmpA family protein, with protein MRRNRDENSNPWMAYTDLGVALVSLFILAFVAMATLKEQKAEDLTRTEEEVLSCQEQMRKIAAERNALLSKSLQTSIEAGLIGLEDGKIQIQASFLFPINGANLTKEGEGVIRGISKGLLEALDTTDVIMVSGFTDDIPFSGSTSYTNWNLSTERAVNVVKMLVKMGFPPDRLFAAGFGEHRPKYPNDSEEHRRLNRRVEIGVTPLQSNKTAEVTR; from the coding sequence ATGCGTCGCAATAGAGACGAAAATAGCAATCCATGGATGGCGTACACGGACTTGGGCGTGGCCCTCGTTTCGCTCTTTATCCTTGCGTTTGTGGCCATGGCGACCCTCAAGGAACAAAAAGCGGAAGACCTGACGCGTACCGAAGAAGAAGTGCTCAGCTGCCAGGAACAGATGCGCAAAATCGCAGCAGAACGCAATGCGCTTTTGTCCAAGAGCTTGCAGACTTCCATCGAAGCGGGCCTCATTGGTCTTGAAGATGGTAAGATCCAAATTCAGGCGAGTTTCCTTTTCCCGATTAACGGTGCAAATCTCACCAAGGAAGGTGAGGGCGTGATTCGCGGCATCAGCAAGGGTCTTTTGGAAGCTTTGGATACCACAGATGTTATCATGGTGAGCGGCTTTACGGACGATATTCCGTTTAGCGGTTCGACATCCTATACGAACTGGAACCTTTCTACAGAACGCGCCGTGAACGTGGTCAAGATGCTCGTGAAAATGGGCTTCCCGCCCGACAGGCTCTTTGCCGCAGGCTTTGGCGAACACCGCCCGAAGTACCCGAACGATAGCGAAGAACATCGCCGTTTGAATCGTCGCGTGGAAATCGGCGTGACCCCGCTCCAGTCGAACAAAACAGCTGAGGTGACTCGCTAA
- the nirJ2 gene encoding putative heme d1 biosynthesis radical SAM protein NirJ2 — protein MIVSWMTTNKCNLTCKHCYQDAGENKSAELTTSEAIKLIDEIAKAGFKIMIFSGGEPMTRPDIVELVAHARERGLRPVFGTNGTLITHDLAFKLKNAGAMAMGISVDSIDPARHNDFRGLPNAFELTLMGIENCKAAGLPFQIHTTIMDWNQNEIFDIMDWVKEIGAVNHQIFFLIPVGRGKEIEGHALRVAEYEGLLRKIMEKSRTLGIPVKPTCAPQFLRIADQLDIKTRYSRGCLAGLDYCIVSPIGKVRPCAYMMEEAGDVHDTPFDEIWANADVFKKLRTKAYAGACGKCKFNDRCGGCRARAAYYHDGDYMQEDSYCAYGRGLK, from the coding sequence ATGATCGTCTCTTGGATGACAACGAATAAGTGTAACTTGACGTGCAAACACTGCTATCAGGATGCTGGCGAAAATAAATCAGCCGAACTCACGACTTCAGAAGCGATCAAGCTCATTGACGAAATAGCCAAGGCCGGATTCAAGATTATGATTTTCAGCGGTGGCGAACCTATGACACGCCCGGATATCGTGGAACTTGTGGCCCATGCCCGCGAACGCGGACTCCGCCCGGTTTTTGGCACGAACGGAACGCTTATCACGCACGACCTCGCGTTCAAGCTCAAGAATGCTGGGGCTATGGCAATGGGTATCAGCGTCGATAGCATTGACCCGGCTCGTCATAACGATTTTCGCGGTCTCCCGAACGCGTTTGAACTCACGTTGATGGGTATTGAAAACTGCAAGGCGGCGGGCCTCCCGTTCCAAATTCACACGACTATCATGGACTGGAACCAGAACGAAATCTTCGACATCATGGACTGGGTCAAGGAAATTGGAGCAGTGAACCACCAGATTTTCTTCCTCATTCCGGTGGGTCGTGGCAAGGAAATCGAAGGTCATGCGCTCCGCGTTGCTGAATACGAAGGCCTCCTCCGCAAGATTATGGAAAAGAGCCGCACGCTCGGAATTCCAGTGAAGCCCACATGCGCTCCGCAGTTCCTCCGCATTGCAGACCAACTCGACATCAAGACGCGTTACAGCCGTGGTTGCCTTGCGGGCCTTGACTACTGTATCGTAAGCCCGATCGGCAAGGTTCGCCCTTGCGCTTACATGATGGAAGAAGCGGGCGATGTTCACGACACGCCGTTCGATGAAATCTGGGCGAATGCCGACGTGTTCAAGAAGCTTCGCACCAAGGCGTATGCTGGAGCATGTGGCAAGTGCAAATTCAATGACCGCTGTGGCGGTTGCCGTGCCCGTGCCGCTTACTACCACGACGGCGACTACATGCAAGAAGATAGCTACTGCGCTTACGGAAGAGGGTTGAAGTAA
- the fabF gene encoding beta-ketoacyl-ACP synthase II gives MTNRRRVVITGMGAVTPVGKSAPELWASIKQGKCGIGPITLFDATNCPVKIAAEVKDFKPEEHGIDPKEARRMARFTQFLVAAANEAVKDASLSREMLAEDTTGIVAGNGLAGMDVVEETYCKYLEGGRRRVSPLAMPELIANEACANVSIALGITGSAHTVCTACASGTDAIGVALDAVRSGRLDVCLAGGSESAITDYSIKSFAGMHALTDKFNDAPEKASRPFDKDRSGFVMGEAGAILVLEELEHAKARGAKIYAEVAGYGSSADAYHITSPRPGGETCAKAMIKALKDAGIAPTDVDYYNAHGTSTHLNDLTETQMLKIALGEHAYKIKVSSTKSMTGHCVGAAGVIEAMISTLAIRDSFYPATINLDNPDAECDLDYVPHKGVEGNIDVAVSASLGFGGHNGIVVIKKYNV, from the coding sequence ATGACGAATAGAAGAAGAGTTGTTATTACTGGTATGGGCGCGGTGACCCCCGTAGGCAAGTCCGCCCCCGAACTTTGGGCATCCATCAAGCAAGGCAAGTGCGGCATCGGCCCCATCACATTGTTCGATGCAACGAACTGCCCGGTGAAAATCGCTGCAGAAGTCAAGGATTTTAAGCCCGAAGAACACGGCATCGACCCGAAGGAAGCCCGCCGCATGGCCCGCTTCACGCAATTCCTCGTCGCCGCCGCAAACGAAGCAGTCAAGGACGCAAGCCTCAGCCGAGAAATGCTCGCCGAGGACACCACAGGCATTGTCGCCGGTAACGGCCTTGCCGGCATGGACGTTGTCGAAGAAACTTATTGCAAGTATCTCGAAGGTGGCCGCCGTCGTGTTTCGCCGCTCGCCATGCCCGAACTCATTGCAAACGAAGCTTGCGCAAACGTTTCCATCGCCCTTGGCATCACGGGTTCAGCACACACCGTTTGTACCGCCTGTGCCTCCGGCACGGACGCCATCGGCGTTGCCCTTGACGCCGTCCGCTCGGGTCGACTGGACGTCTGCCTCGCCGGCGGTTCCGAAAGTGCCATCACGGACTACTCCATCAAGAGCTTTGCGGGCATGCACGCCCTTACCGACAAGTTCAACGACGCACCCGAAAAAGCATCCCGCCCCTTCGACAAAGACCGCAGTGGATTCGTGATGGGTGAAGCAGGTGCCATCCTCGTGCTCGAAGAACTCGAACACGCCAAGGCCCGCGGTGCAAAGATTTACGCCGAAGTCGCCGGTTACGGTTCTTCTGCCGACGCCTACCACATCACAAGTCCGCGCCCGGGTGGAGAAACCTGCGCCAAGGCAATGATCAAGGCTTTGAAAGACGCCGGCATCGCCCCGACCGACGTGGACTACTACAATGCCCACGGCACTTCGACGCACTTGAACGACCTCACCGAAACGCAGATGCTGAAAATTGCGCTCGGCGAACATGCCTACAAGATCAAGGTCTCTAGCACCAAGAGCATGACCGGCCACTGCGTCGGTGCGGCAGGCGTTATCGAAGCAATGATCAGTACGCTTGCTATTCGCGATTCGTTCTACCCCGCCACCATCAACCTCGACAACCCGGACGCAGAATGCGACCTCGACTACGTGCCGCACAAGGGCGTTGAAGGGAACATCGATGTTGCCGTATCGGCCTCGCTTGGCTTTGGCGGCCACAACGGCATTGTGGTGATAAAGAAGTACAACGTATAA
- the tadA gene encoding tRNA adenosine(34) deaminase TadA, translated as MNNVTDGGANFSSDDVRFMRMALRQAQIAFDMKEIPIGCVIVKDGVVIGKGYNQVEQLKDATAHAEIIAIGTAASTLDNWRLDGCTLYVTLEPCPMCAGAILNSRVSRIVYGSPDSRFGGCGTTIDVITGNALKRAVEVTGGVLADECLGLLKGFFQQMRLEKGDTGAKPPTP; from the coding sequence ATGAACAACGTAACAGACGGCGGTGCGAATTTCTCGTCTGATGATGTTCGTTTCATGCGTATGGCACTTCGCCAGGCGCAGATTGCTTTTGACATGAAAGAAATCCCCATCGGTTGCGTCATCGTAAAAGACGGAGTCGTGATAGGGAAGGGCTACAATCAAGTCGAACAGCTCAAGGACGCCACTGCTCATGCAGAAATCATTGCGATAGGCACGGCTGCAAGCACGCTCGATAACTGGCGTTTGGACGGCTGCACGCTTTACGTGACGCTTGAACCGTGCCCCATGTGCGCAGGAGCTATCCTCAACAGTCGCGTTTCCCGCATTGTCTACGGTTCCCCAGACTCTCGTTTTGGCGGTTGCGGCACGACAATTGATGTCATTACCGGCAATGCCCTCAAGCGCGCCGTAGAAGTTACGGGTGGCGTTCTCGCTGATGAATGCCTCGGCCTCCTGAAAGGCTTTTTCCAGCAGATGCGCCTTGAAAAAGGTGATACTGGCGCGAAACCACCTACTCCGTAA
- a CDS encoding right-handed parallel beta-helix repeat-containing protein gives MIRSFVRSSILTVLAASAVFASGMPFPVAENGKVLLKEKDSPYVLEQGVVVGEKDSLVIEPGVTVLMGEFAKLMIQGTIKIAGTNDKPVVFSGADSVANWNGFHIMSSARPFEIKNLTVENAFRNTIFRSSGTLENVSFFNNYYGLWVDESPDVTLVHCTFAHNRYAISVRAGRVVSNGSNVSENVYGLYLESGGKLDGDTDLIRNNQESDIRSEAADLKLSKKRVRRNVWHNIESRF, from the coding sequence ATGATTCGTAGCTTTGTGCGCTCCTCGATTTTAACAGTCCTTGCCGCTAGTGCAGTCTTTGCTTCGGGCATGCCGTTCCCGGTTGCAGAAAATGGCAAAGTCCTTTTGAAAGAAAAAGACAGTCCTTATGTGCTCGAACAGGGCGTGGTTGTCGGCGAAAAAGATTCTTTAGTCATTGAACCGGGTGTGACCGTTCTTATGGGTGAGTTTGCAAAACTCATGATCCAAGGGACGATTAAAATTGCGGGCACGAATGACAAGCCTGTTGTTTTTAGCGGTGCGGATTCCGTTGCGAACTGGAATGGTTTTCACATCATGTCTAGCGCGCGTCCTTTTGAAATCAAGAATCTGACTGTCGAAAACGCGTTCCGCAATACGATTTTCCGTTCTAGCGGTACGCTTGAAAACGTAAGTTTTTTCAATAACTATTATGGTTTGTGGGTCGATGAAAGCCCCGATGTCACTTTAGTACATTGCACTTTCGCACACAACCGCTATGCGATTTCCGTGAGGGCTGGTCGTGTCGTTTCGAATGGCTCGAATGTCTCTGAAAACGTTTATGGACTTTATCTCGAATCTGGTGGAAAACTCGATGGCGATACGGACTTGATCCGTAACAATCAGGAATCTGATATTCGCAGTGAAGCCGCAGACTTGAAGTTGAGTAAAAAGCGTGTTCGCCGTAATGTGTGGCATAATATCGAGTCGCGTTTTTAA